The Ornithinibacillus sp. 4-3 region GCAGGCAGTAAATTTAGGCAGGACGTCTGGAATATTCTATGTAAGATACCATATGGTGAAGTAATTACCTATGGTGAAATTGCAAAGAAGTTATCTCATAATACTGATATAAAGATGTCTGCACAAGCTGTTGGTGGCGCAGTAGGACATAATCCAATATCCATTATTATTCCATGTCACCGTGTTGTAGGTGCAAACAATAATTTAACAGGGTATGGTGGCGGAATAAAAAATAAAATCAAGTTATTAAAATTAGAAAAAGTTGATGTCGATCAATTTCATATTCCTACGTCTGGTACAGCATTATAGAAAGTGATTTAGAAATATGGCGAGTTGGTTATCGGAATATTGCAGCAATAATGGTAGGTATAATATAATGGCAGTATCACATAAGAGTAATTTTTACTTAAAAAAGACCAAAAACTAATAGAATACAAGAAGGGAGCGTATGAACAACACCACTTTTTGTTCATATAAAACTGACTATGTTTAAAAAAGACGAAACTGTTTCATTTTTAAAAGATTTACTTTTAATTAATAGTCCATCAGGCTATACAAAGCAGGCAGTACAATTTTTAAGAGAAACAATTGAAGGCTTTGGTTACGATACAATCACAACACCTAAAGGGAATCTGATTGTTCATGTTGATGGTAAAGACCAATCTCAGACTCGTGCTTTAAGCGGGCATGTAGACACATTAGGTTTAATGGTTCGCTCGATCAATAGTGATGGAACATTAATGCTTACGAAATTAGGTGGTCCAATAACACAGACACTTGATGGAGAGTACTGTGACATTATTACACGTGATGACAAGGTGTATACGGGAACGATTTTATCAAAATCACCATCTAATCATGTTTTTAAAGATGCTGCAAAAAAGGATCGTGAGATTGATAATCTGATCGTGAAGATTGATGAGTGTGTGAAGAGTAAAGAAGATGTTCAGAAGCTTGGTATTCAAAATGGAGATTTCGTTGCTTATGATCCGAAGGTAGTGATTACGGATTCAGGATTTGTGAAATCTAGATTTTTAGATGACAAAGCATCTGTCGCAATTTTAGTAAGTGTTTTAAAAGCGCTTAAAGAAGAAGGAATTGTTCCTGCGACAAACTTGAAATTCATCTTTACAACTTATGAAGAGGTTGGTCATGGGGCGTCATGGATTCCTGAAGATATTACAGAGATGCTTGCAGTGGATATGGGATGTATCGGTCTTGATCTAGATTGTACGGAATTTGATGTATCCATCTGTGCAAAAGATTCTTCCGGCCCATATGACCGTGATTTAACAACGACTTTAATAAATCATGCGAAGGATCAAAAACTCAACTATGCGGTCGATATTTATCCGATGTATGCAAGTGATGCAACTGCTGCATTACGTGGTGGGGCAAATATTAAGGCAGCACTAATCGGTCCAGGTGTTGCAAATAGTCACGGAATGGAACGTACACATATGGATGCGCTTGAGAATACATTTAAGTTAATTACAGCATATATTCAAAACTAAAAAGAACCTATATTAATTTTTCCAAGGGGCATATATGATATGCCTCTCTTTGTGTGGTCTAATAGCACTTTTTGATAGGAATAAGGTATAATAGAAAAATTCAAATTCACATTGGTAAATTTGGTAGAAGTTTTATACGAAAAAAACTGTTCAATAATGAATACTAAATGATAAAATAATAGGTAATTAATTAGGAAGAAGAGGTGCGTAGATGTACAATCAATCAGATAGTAAACAAGTTGAAATGATGGCAGTCCTGGATTTTGGTAGCCAATTTAATCAACTAATTACTCGGCGTATACGAGAATTTGGCGTGTATTCAGAGCTATTACCACATACGGTGACAGCAGAAGAGTTAAAAGCATCCAATATAAAAGGAATAATTTTTTCTGGGGGACCAATGAGCGTTTATGATAAAGAAGCTTTTTCGGTTGATCCAGAAATTTTTAATTTAGGTATTCCCATTTTAGGAATTTGTTATGGAATGCAATTGATGACACATCATTTAGGCGGAAAAGTAGAACCTGCGAAAACACGAGAGTATGGGAAAGCTACTATAGAAATTAAAAATGGTGAGAGTGCATTATTTACAGATCTTGAGCCAGAAGAAACGGTTTGGATGAGCCACGGAGACTATGTGGCAGAAAAACCTGAAGGATTTGAAATTACTGCAGTGAATCCACATTGTCCTATTGCTGCAATGGAGGATAAAGAGAAACAATTTTACGGGGTACAGTTCCATCCAGAAGTACGTCATACCGTTCATGGGGACAAACTGCTACGCAACTTTACCCTTAACGTGTGTGGTTTCCAAGGCGATTGGGATATGGGACAATTTATTGATATTGAGGTAGAGAAAATTCGCCAACAAGTAGGAGATAAAAAAGTGTTATTAGCTTTATCAGGGGGAGTGGACTCCTCAGTTACTGGTGTTCTATTGAATAAAGCGATTGGTGATCAACTAACCTGTATTTTTGTAGATCATGGATTATTAAGAAAAGATGAAGGCGATCAAGTGATGGAAAGCCTGTCCGGAAAATTTGGCTTAAACATCATTCGAGTGAATGCAAAGGATCGTTTTCTAGGCAAATTAAAAGGTGTAAGCGATCCTGAAACGAAACGGAAAATTATTGGTAATGAATTTATTGAAGTGTTTAATGATGAAGCGGCAAAATTAAAAGGAATTGACTTCTTAGCACAAGGAACGTTATATACAGATGTAATTGAAAGTGGAACAGCAACAGCTGAGACCATCAAATCCCACCATAATGTAGGTGGGTTGCCTGAAGATATGCAATTTGAACTGATTGAACCAATGAATACTTTATTTAAAGATGAAGTACGTGCATTAGGAGAAGAGCTAGGTATGCCATCTAGCTTAGTATGGAGACAACCATTCCCTGGACCAGGACTTGCCATTCGGGTATTAGGAGAAGTGACAGAAGAAAAGCTAGAAGTCGTACG contains the following coding sequences:
- a CDS encoding methylated-DNA--[protein]-cysteine S-methyltransferase, whose product is MMYKTYYSSPLGQILLISDDDNLLALKLECHRFYDKFEASDLVQKDDLGVFKNTKLWLDNYFAGKAPDIEELPLSPAGSKFRQDVWNILCKIPYGEVITYGEIAKKLSHNTDIKMSAQAVGGAVGHNPISIIIPCHRVVGANNNLTGYGGGIKNKIKLLKLEKVDVDQFHIPTSGTAL
- a CDS encoding M42 family metallopeptidase, which translates into the protein MFKKDETVSFLKDLLLINSPSGYTKQAVQFLRETIEGFGYDTITTPKGNLIVHVDGKDQSQTRALSGHVDTLGLMVRSINSDGTLMLTKLGGPITQTLDGEYCDIITRDDKVYTGTILSKSPSNHVFKDAAKKDREIDNLIVKIDECVKSKEDVQKLGIQNGDFVAYDPKVVITDSGFVKSRFLDDKASVAILVSVLKALKEEGIVPATNLKFIFTTYEEVGHGASWIPEDITEMLAVDMGCIGLDLDCTEFDVSICAKDSSGPYDRDLTTTLINHAKDQKLNYAVDIYPMYASDATAALRGGANIKAALIGPGVANSHGMERTHMDALENTFKLITAYIQN
- the guaA gene encoding glutamine-hydrolyzing GMP synthase; its protein translation is MYNQSDSKQVEMMAVLDFGSQFNQLITRRIREFGVYSELLPHTVTAEELKASNIKGIIFSGGPMSVYDKEAFSVDPEIFNLGIPILGICYGMQLMTHHLGGKVEPAKTREYGKATIEIKNGESALFTDLEPEETVWMSHGDYVAEKPEGFEITAVNPHCPIAAMEDKEKQFYGVQFHPEVRHTVHGDKLLRNFTLNVCGFQGDWDMGQFIDIEVEKIRQQVGDKKVLLALSGGVDSSVTGVLLNKAIGDQLTCIFVDHGLLRKDEGDQVMESLSGKFGLNIIRVNAKDRFLGKLKGVSDPETKRKIIGNEFIEVFNDEAAKLKGIDFLAQGTLYTDVIESGTATAETIKSHHNVGGLPEDMQFELIEPMNTLFKDEVRALGEELGMPSSLVWRQPFPGPGLAIRVLGEVTEEKLEVVRESDAILREEITNAGLERDVWQYFTVLTGFKSVGVMGDGRTYDYTIGIRAVTSIDGMTADWARIPFDVLEKISTRIVNEASHINRVVYDITSKPPATVEWE